One Mycobacterium sp. SMC-4 DNA window includes the following coding sequences:
- a CDS encoding PEP/pyruvate-binding domain-containing protein: MTASTVDFDAITDGRYGGKAAGLAELRRLGLAVPTGFVIADPSRPGAVDDATIRFSALAAAGATPVAVRSSAVGEDGEEQSFAGQYDTVLGVDSEDEFVAAVRRCVESVGSARASSYSGESTATMNVVVQQMVDARAAGVVFTADPASGRRDLMVIDAVTGLGEALVDGSASPDHVVVHTDGSIAAHEVGGVPVLLADDIAAIRDGALRASRHWGRPMDLEWAIDRAGTLWWLQARPITTLPGDLNEMDSPVASADHVYTRCNIGEMMPGAFCPLTASVSGYAIDYAMQMTQVVARAQPRYEKPWLQVGYFYGHMFLNLTEGTALSSGILGNSREQFSMSICGRVVDELEAKPPQPFLRKLVNTVRLSAYALSAGPAIGRLQKQIAGFTVPTNDDARAILARLESGVELYCDVTLTHVRSSSRAAVAANILESTLVRRAVKDGRGEEHGQAEAMRLMAGATDVESALMVEHLDAVVRTLAADAAAAHRFLSADAADAVTELRGSATSGGEALRQFLIRHGHRGYRELCMRDPSWADDPAALGSMMQTMLRSARDPGSARAALHSHTPAPPTSRAVRLLARLAQGGARGREETKSKMALMAYALKRGYRHLGVVLARSGRLPDPDLVFFFDRGELARLVAGDGLEDLVERALARREALAYQDALEFEDVSVGRPRPVVATPPSLRTDDQIPGRPASRGTVDGVVRVARSIHDAGDVQRGEILVAPVTDVGWTPYFTVIAALVTDIGSSVSHGAVVAREYGLPCVVNTLIATQVLKTGDRVRVDGDRGLVTRLDQN, encoded by the coding sequence CGCTGGCAGCTGCCGGCGCAACTCCGGTGGCGGTCCGGTCGTCAGCCGTGGGTGAAGACGGCGAGGAGCAATCCTTCGCCGGGCAGTACGACACCGTCCTGGGCGTCGATTCCGAGGACGAGTTCGTCGCTGCGGTGCGCCGCTGCGTCGAATCCGTGGGTTCTGCACGGGCTTCGTCCTACAGCGGGGAGTCCACTGCGACAATGAACGTCGTCGTCCAGCAGATGGTCGACGCGCGCGCGGCGGGGGTGGTGTTCACCGCGGACCCTGCGTCGGGTCGGCGCGACCTGATGGTGATCGACGCCGTCACCGGACTCGGTGAGGCCCTGGTGGATGGCTCGGCCTCCCCCGACCACGTCGTGGTACACACCGACGGCAGCATCGCCGCCCACGAGGTGGGTGGGGTGCCGGTCCTGCTTGCCGACGACATCGCCGCGATCCGGGACGGGGCCCTGCGCGCTTCCCGGCACTGGGGCCGGCCGATGGACCTCGAATGGGCCATCGACCGAGCCGGCACGTTGTGGTGGCTCCAAGCACGGCCGATCACCACGCTGCCAGGCGATCTCAACGAGATGGACAGTCCCGTGGCCAGTGCGGATCACGTCTACACCCGGTGCAACATCGGCGAGATGATGCCCGGCGCGTTCTGTCCGCTGACCGCGTCGGTGTCCGGATACGCCATCGACTATGCGATGCAGATGACGCAGGTGGTGGCACGTGCTCAGCCGCGCTACGAGAAGCCGTGGCTGCAGGTCGGGTACTTCTACGGGCACATGTTCTTGAACCTCACCGAGGGCACCGCGTTGAGCTCGGGCATTCTCGGGAACTCGCGCGAGCAGTTCTCCATGTCGATCTGTGGTCGGGTGGTCGACGAGCTGGAAGCCAAACCACCACAACCGTTCCTGCGCAAGCTGGTCAACACCGTCCGGCTGAGCGCGTACGCGTTGTCGGCCGGTCCGGCGATCGGGCGGCTGCAGAAGCAGATCGCGGGATTCACCGTCCCCACCAACGACGACGCACGCGCGATTCTTGCGCGACTGGAGTCCGGCGTGGAGCTGTACTGTGACGTGACGCTGACCCATGTGCGGTCGTCGTCGCGCGCCGCGGTCGCGGCCAACATCCTGGAGAGCACGCTGGTGCGTCGCGCGGTCAAGGATGGTCGCGGCGAGGAGCACGGCCAAGCCGAGGCGATGCGTCTGATGGCAGGGGCCACCGACGTGGAGAGCGCCCTGATGGTCGAACACCTCGACGCGGTGGTGCGCACTCTCGCCGCCGATGCGGCCGCCGCGCATCGGTTCCTGTCCGCCGATGCGGCCGATGCCGTCACCGAGCTACGGGGTTCGGCCACTTCCGGCGGGGAGGCTTTGCGGCAGTTCCTGATTCGGCACGGCCACCGCGGTTACCGCGAGCTGTGCATGCGCGACCCGTCCTGGGCCGATGATCCCGCCGCTCTGGGGTCGATGATGCAGACCATGCTGCGCTCCGCACGGGACCCGGGGTCGGCGCGCGCTGCCCTGCACAGTCACACCCCCGCGCCGCCGACATCTCGGGCCGTTCGGCTCCTCGCCCGTCTCGCCCAGGGCGGTGCGCGGGGACGCGAGGAGACGAAATCGAAGATGGCGCTGATGGCCTACGCGCTCAAGCGCGGCTACCGCCACCTGGGCGTGGTGCTGGCGCGGTCGGGCCGTCTGCCCGACCCCGACCTGGTGTTCTTTTTCGACCGCGGCGAACTTGCGCGCCTTGTCGCCGGCGATGGTCTCGAGGACTTGGTTGAGCGGGCGCTGGCGCGCCGCGAAGCGCTGGCCTACCAGGATGCTCTCGAATTCGAGGATGTCTCGGTGGGACGGCCCCGGCCGGTGGTCGCCACGCCGCCGAGTCTGCGGACCGACGATCAGATCCCCGGCCGGCCCGCCAGCCGAGGAACGGTGGACGGTGTTGTGCGCGTGGCACGATCGATTCATGATGCAGGTGACGTGCAGCGCGGCGAGATCCTCGTCGCACCGGTCACCGATGTCGGATGGACTCCGTACTTCACCGTGATCGCGGCGCTGGTCACCGATATCGGCAGCTCGGTGTCGCACGGTGCGGTGGTGGCGCGCGAGTACGGCCTGCCCTGTGTCGTCAACACGCTGATCGCCACCCAGGTGCTCAAGACCGGCGACCGGGTCCGGGTCGACGGCGACCGAGGCCTGGTCACCCGCCTCGATCAGAACTGA
- a CDS encoding universal stress protein, which translates to MSVAAIVGYDGSPASNATVEAGAALFPGARSWITHLWTPPFASPTVRARLWPLAHDVNELIKMVEREGEVEAQRLVAMGVTLARAAGWDAEPLLRQTWGSEGLRIAQAAKEMHADVVLVGSRGLGGAKAVLGSVSDMVAHYSELPVIVVRYPMLAAEYAALPDGPVVVGWDGSAGAEKAFAAATQLFPERTVLLVSVDGDDVSPPSVDLPVAGDREVVVLTAERGRGFAGRAISNALVAVATDHNAAVVVVGSRGRSAAREILLGSVAMGTLHQSHRPVMVVPSLSPPR; encoded by the coding sequence ATGTCCGTGGCAGCGATCGTGGGATACGACGGATCGCCGGCGTCGAATGCAACGGTCGAGGCAGGCGCAGCCCTGTTCCCAGGTGCGCGCAGCTGGATCACCCACCTGTGGACGCCGCCGTTTGCCAGCCCGACGGTCCGTGCGCGGCTGTGGCCCCTCGCTCACGACGTCAATGAGTTGATCAAGATGGTCGAGCGAGAAGGTGAGGTCGAGGCGCAGCGGCTTGTGGCAATGGGCGTGACACTGGCCCGCGCCGCCGGATGGGACGCCGAACCGCTGCTCCGACAGACCTGGGGCTCGGAAGGTCTGCGCATCGCACAGGCCGCCAAGGAGATGCACGCCGACGTCGTGCTCGTCGGGTCGCGCGGACTGGGTGGCGCCAAGGCGGTGCTGGGCAGCGTGTCGGACATGGTGGCGCACTACTCGGAGCTCCCGGTGATCGTGGTCCGGTATCCGATGCTCGCTGCCGAGTATGCAGCGCTACCCGACGGCCCGGTGGTTGTCGGCTGGGACGGCTCGGCGGGTGCCGAAAAAGCGTTCGCGGCGGCCACCCAATTGTTCCCCGAACGTACGGTGCTGCTTGTGTCGGTCGACGGAGACGATGTTTCGCCACCCTCGGTCGATCTGCCGGTGGCAGGAGACCGAGAGGTCGTCGTGCTGACCGCCGAACGCGGTCGCGGTTTCGCCGGTCGCGCCATCTCGAACGCCCTTGTCGCCGTGGCGACCGACCACAACGCGGCCGTGGTGGTCGTCGGATCGCGGGGACGTTCTGCGGCGCGTGAGATCCTGCTTGGCAGTGTGGCAATGGGCACGTTGCACCAGTCTCACCGCCCGGTCATGGTGGTGCCGAGCCTCAGCCCTCCCAGGTGA
- a CDS encoding STAS/SEC14 domain-containing protein — MIEELQDVPDGVLGIRVSGRVSADDFRDFKPTIDRMLDTDEIRFVEVIGPDYEGFGPGGLLADVKQGFSTLTHLRAFKRTAVVTDKEWIGHTLHALSWMIPGEVALFSLDELDAAKQWAAG, encoded by the coding sequence ATGATCGAAGAATTGCAGGACGTCCCCGACGGCGTCCTCGGTATCCGAGTGTCGGGGCGGGTCAGCGCCGACGACTTCCGTGACTTCAAACCCACCATAGACCGGATGTTGGACACCGATGAGATTCGCTTCGTCGAAGTCATCGGTCCCGACTACGAGGGCTTCGGCCCTGGTGGGTTACTCGCCGATGTCAAACAGGGTTTCAGCACTCTGACCCACCTGCGCGCGTTCAAGCGCACAGCGGTCGTCACCGACAAGGAGTGGATCGGCCACACACTCCATGCGCTGTCGTGGATGATCCCCGGCGAGGTGGCGCTGTTCAGCCTCGACGAACTCGATGCGGCCAAACAGTGGGCGGCGGGCTGA
- a CDS encoding CbbQ/NirQ/NorQ/GpvN family protein, with protein MTSVDTHNAISSLPKTHDPRPFYVSTGDEEQHFKAAYRQGLSIVLKGPTGCGKTRFVEAMAHDLNRPLITVSCHDDLTTADLVGRFHLRGGETEWVDGPLTRAVREGAICYLDEVVEARQDTTVVLHPLADHRRQLPIERLGVTLDAAPGFGLVVSYNPGYQSVLKDLKDSTRQRMVAIEFGFPAPETEEKILIEEAGIAHDTAATLVRFSQAIRRLETPGLREVASTRVLIAAGRLIAEGLTPHDAARIAIAAPLSDDPTVQAGLLKMIDAYVGGQAGGES; from the coding sequence ATGACCTCCGTCGACACCCACAATGCAATTTCCAGCCTGCCGAAGACGCACGATCCACGACCCTTCTACGTATCCACCGGAGACGAGGAGCAACACTTCAAAGCCGCCTACCGCCAAGGGCTGTCCATTGTCCTCAAAGGGCCGACCGGATGCGGTAAAACACGCTTCGTCGAAGCGATGGCACACGACCTCAACCGACCGCTGATCACCGTGTCCTGCCACGACGACCTGACCACCGCCGACCTCGTCGGTCGCTTCCATCTACGCGGCGGGGAAACCGAATGGGTCGACGGTCCGCTCACCCGCGCGGTCCGCGAAGGAGCCATCTGCTACCTCGACGAGGTAGTAGAGGCTCGGCAGGACACCACCGTCGTGCTGCATCCCCTCGCCGACCACAGACGCCAACTTCCCATCGAACGTCTCGGAGTGACCTTGGACGCGGCCCCAGGGTTCGGCCTGGTGGTGTCGTACAACCCCGGCTACCAAAGCGTCCTCAAAGACCTCAAGGACTCCACCCGTCAACGAATGGTCGCTATCGAGTTCGGCTTTCCGGCACCCGAGACTGAAGAGAAGATCCTGATCGAAGAGGCGGGCATCGCCCACGACACCGCCGCGACCCTCGTCCGATTCAGCCAAGCCATACGACGGCTTGAGACACCGGGACTGCGCGAAGTCGCGTCCACGCGCGTGCTGATCGCCGCAGGAAGACTCATCGCCGAAGGTCTCACACCACACGACGCCGCACGGATCGCGATCGCGGCACCTCTGAGCGACGACCCAACAGTGCAGGCCGGCCTCTTGAAGATGATCGACGCTTACGTCGGCGGTCAGGCCGGCGGGGAGTCGTGA